The genomic region accacgccgttagactcaaatctcacaagcttgtgttcttagctcaaaacatgtcccacaaaatatatataattcaagcaagttctatgaagagttttcactcaaatcaattgaagtgccctatagataatttctcaaaaaattttattattttgactaagcttattatgtatatatatatatgcaaaaataagaaaaatgctaataaaaaatcctaaaacctaaaaatgaaatgcaaaagtgttgggattagaaatttgtcacccgaAATCaccgattggtcggacgacctccccacacttaaaagtttgcaccgtcctcggtgcactcaaagatgagcaaggggatatggcgactttccgagttgctaccttcagctggtaggttaaccggttgctgcgtgttctttcttccgcttctgttattgcttatgatgactcatccTAAAAATAGAAGGTAAGATAGTAAGAAAGATAAATGCAAAagtaaggaagcatacattgttggaatgaggtaaatcactagaactgagtgagtgaattagtgtgacattaagaaagaTTAGGtatgtgaattctaaattaggcgccttttagaacacatattagcataaaaagttatgtcacaaaagaagcatgcacttcacttatcctagtgtgcttgaaatgctCTAAACTTGAggggtaaaacaagcattaaagaagcatgagagcattcaagccataaacatatggatgcatataataATGAAAcataatgcattaagataaatgcacaacaccCATCAAGAAATTGTCTAGTCAAAGAAaaggattcaaatcacatggtggctagctacaacatgtaattcacgaagagttacaagctcgaaggcaattctcatcacttggtattctcgaaaggtaagcatgaagagctcaaaaccaagtagcaaaatataacctcaaaaaGAACATCCAACAATGAACATCTAAAAACAttgatgctaaaatagcatttaggaAATAAGAGGCAGCAATGTATAGTAGACAAAATCTATAATCCAACACTGATAATGAGAacaagaaaatgaaatgaaaactaaactaagtaCTTAACTAACTAGCCTAAGAATTGGTTATAGatagtgtttggaagtgttggatgagtggtaggagaggggaagaagaaaggagaaggaaagaaatggaaagaggagaagaaaagaagtggagTGAAGTAAgggcatccatgcgtacgcgcacatggcgcgtgcgcgcggatggtggtgcaatggacgcgacgcgtacgcgtgcatggcaaaccagagaagggacacgtacgcgtcaggtacgcgtccGCGCAGGTCGATTTGTGCTTCAGGCATAACGTTGGCGCAGtgtgggcacaactctctggaaaatggctggaaGGTGGGATTTtgggatccacgcgtacgcgcacatggcgcgtgcgcgtggattggcgAAAAttcttgatgcacgcgtacgcgtgaggggcgcgtacgcgtggatggtgctttgttttcaaaatttttctatgtttttgcaccaatccaagcattctaaacctccaaacagctaccaaaataccataaaatcttatttaacatactaaactactaactaaactcaacaaatcaatcaaaatatgaatttaaactaattctaccaatatttataaaaggaaaaaaatgaaaagaatttaccatggtggggtgtctcccacctaacacttttatttattgtccttaagttggacttatggggaactccaatcaaggtggcttgtgcttgaatccatctttgaacatccaccaatgcttgaatctttAATAAGCTCTATTCTTTAAGGATAATAACTCCAAGcattgatggagttcttcacaagcttggggctcccaaaattgattcttcttgtgcgatctgggatcccacactttattttcacacccatcttgaaGTTGCCTATCATTGATCCATGTGGGTGGTAGGCatgatgaattctcaatgaagtgaccaaacattctcctagacccaagcGATTTAGCTCTATACCAACCTTTACTATTAAGCTTTGAACATGtcaccataatgaaccttgatttacaatgccaaccactaactaTCTCCCTCTTGCTTTTAAATTCACAAatatttctaagttgaccatccgtcttaagcaaaccatattcaagtgggataataaagcttagagataagagatttacccactcgaatgagagaatggatggtgatgtGTTGGAGGGAGGTGTctccaatgtccttgcaagctctactcccttatgttcttTCTTGACCACCTTCACATCTTcacaaacttcttcaatttcaattctttgttcatcaatttcatctaacttttctccgtcactcaaatcatatatgggaggaagagaaaaatctacctccacattgctttctatctctTTGGGAGAGGGTTCTTCAaactcaaaggattcaccaccaagaagattggatgcatgatcttcatctccaagggaactcaattcttgctccattccttccaagtcttTATTCAACAattgtcttggaggttgtgcactctcctcctcaacatcaaattcaatcttcttggataggttctcttcaactctaggtttccaaggaggttccgcatcttctaagtcttcaaccacttcttcctcttcttcaataagcATAGGCTCCTCCAACTGCTCTAACACAACATAGCACTCCTCCTTCTTCACCGAAGttttcaatctctccttcatgctatgctcttccttGGATTCTTCACATGTAGCTATAGGAGTTCCTTGAatattcaagcattgggaggctaatcggcttactacctcggtcaaggtagccacaaattgtTGCACATCTCTTTTCATTTcatcttgcccttgaagaagaacaccaagggtttcatccattagagattggggtggataggagagtTCATTGTTTTGGAGAAAGGGTCCATGATAGGaaagtggttcttcttggtaagggtgtggaggtggtggttcttaggagtattgatattggaatggtagtggttctatgtatggctcatatggttcaaaaggtggttggtatggtgggtaaggatcatggtcatatggaagtgtttggtgaaaagaggcttgtgagtatggttgagggctatgttgaggacatggctcataggcatatggtggtggttcttgaaagtcacaaggagattcaccatagccattggattgatatgcgtcatagaatggctcttgttcatagttgattggtggaggttgttgccatgaggattgatcatatgcatatggctcctcccacctttggttgtcccatccttgatacatctcttcattgtaatctccatttcctacaacatagttttaatcagactcatagccaaagtgagaattcatgatgaaaagagaaaataagaaacaaaatctAATGGAAAACAAGAGAAACAAAATTCTATAACTAGCaaataaagcaaaaagcaagatattcacattatttacatatatacaataaccaataacataacaccattgcaattctccggcaatggcgccattttgatgaatgggatttttgacggtttagaatttcacaattgaaatctcgtcgaagtataacttctaaaccaatcaataatcttttcatacaaacatttgtttgtcacaagtaacaaacccctaaaattataaaccgaagtatttaaacctcgggtcgttctccctaggaattgcgataaagtgtcttgttattggttgaaGGTATGTTTTGGAGTTTTTGgaataagaagcaagaaatgtaaatggaaaagaaaataaactaatagctaaaaaggtcttggcaaggtttggtggtcaaaaATCtttatccctatcactaaccataacatgagaattggcaaggatcaatcccattaaatcatcctctaactaggtaaaggaaagtcaaatgagctatatcaatccaagtccataagtcctaactctccactaatccaattagtgagaactagagttaatggctcccaatcatcaatcacttggacattagtaactcaagagttcctaagttaccttcccaagtcaAGAGGAACAAAAATCTAACTCACTACTAAAAggagcattttaacaaacacatagaaggcaataaaggcAAACATTATTAATTGTAAGAATtgaaggaatctacaactacaaaagcaagagattaacaatagaaaggcaaaacaattatgaaacaacaaagactTACCAATtgtattgaagaagaaatgtagatctacaaaagaaagttcataagctacaactaacaatacaaaggaattacaagagaagtagaatgctacaactacaagagaacaattaaggatgaaagaggaaaattaagagagaagaagaagaagtaaatctagatctaaacctaatcctaattctaattctagagagaagtgagagcttctctctctaaaactacttctaaactaatcctaatgtgaataaatgtgaaaaaggTGAAAAGATCCCCCTTCCCTTCAATTCTTGGTCCTTTAAAGCACTTcgggcgccaaagttggttgcaactgggccccacagctcctcagaattcgctgggcacgttttctatttaaaaatcatgtgcggccatcgacgcgtacgtgtacattgcgcgtgcgcgtcccttgagttttcgcgatccacgcgtgcgcgtggagtgcgcgtgcgcgtggatgaatgtatctaaatctttggctttttcatgtgttctccactttgcatgctttcctcttcattcctttgatccattcctagccttttcaatctgaaatcactatcaaacacatcaaggcatctactGAAATCAAAGGAAGATTAAAGTCATCAAATTAAAgatctaaaagcatgttttcacacttaggcacaaattaagggagaatcacaaaaccatgctatttcattaaataaatgtgaagaaaggttatcaaaatgctctaaattcaacacaagataaaccctacaaatggggtttatcagacaTGCGTGGCAGTTACACCATGGCTTGATCTTGGAGGTGaagaggaggaaggaaaagatgaaaaagaagactgtgaaagtgaagaaggagaatgtgaatgttagggttatgcgagatatgatgaaaATTGGGAAAGAACAGTGTCGTTTTCGAACAAATGGGTCATGGATcattttgtcccctgttagagttgtcagggatcattttgtccgCTGTTAGAGTTGTCAGGAACCATTTTGTCTTCCATTAGAGTTGACGGAGTCAAGGATTTAAGTGACTGACGAAATTAATTGTTAGGaaccaatcgagtaattaattttagttgaaaACTAAATTGTTTGGTTCGAAATTATGGTTAAATACTCTAAATAAAACGAGTGCTAAATTTCCTTTTTTTCAACTTCTTTTCATTAGCCTTTTGATTAAGCGCACTCTTGCAATCAAAACAAGTTCAACTCTTGTAAACAAACAAAAACATACTTTGGTTGCTCAGATTGGTTTTGTGTCGTGTAGCACCTCTTCCTAATAACCTAGCTAGTCGCTATACTTACAAAGCCAAATGCAATTAAGCAATTTTCACCACAAAAATGTTTATTAAACCGTCCAATCCATGACAAATGCTAGTTGACAAAGGTGGTGAATACAAGTAATAAAAAAGAATAGCTATATTTGCACATTAAAAGTTTAGGTTTATATTACTAATAAACACGATTTAAAGGTGAAAATTAAGTTTATTGAAGTGAAAAGCCACGCTAAAAATCTAAAAATGGTTAAATTTGTATCGAAATAGTATAGTGAAAATGAAAGATAAGATTGGACGATTCATACAATGAGATATTCACTTCGATCTCCACCAAGCACAAACATTGTCCATTACTACATCTCTAGTGGTTCTCTATCCATATATgtacacacaagcacacacaaaatggttcatcaatgaactatatataaatacaaaacaGCATTTACATATCAATCTTAAGCAAAGCATTAGATAGATATCAATCAATGGCTGATAATAAGGAAGGAGGGATTGTGAAGAAGGGCGACGAGGAAGGCCTAAAGATGGCCGTTTCGTTGCTGCAAGAGTATGAACTTCCGGCAGGGCTTCTCCCACTTCAAGATGTGGTGGAAGTAGGGTATGTGAAGAGCACAGGGTACATGTGGATAGTGCAGAAGAAGAAGGTGGAGCATGAGTTCAAGATGGTGAAGAAGCTAGTGAGCTATGACTCAGAGATCACAGGGTTCATATCAAAGAAGAAGATCAAGAAACTCAAGGGTGTGAAGGCCAAAGAGCTTATGCTGTGGCCACCAGTGAGTGAGATCAGTGTTGATGATCCACCAACTGGGAAGATCCACTTCAAGAGCCTTGCCGGAATCACCAAGACTTTCCCGGTTGAGGCCTTTGCCGCCGGCCAGTAATAGTATATGAAAAATAAGTCATCTTGTCGCTGTTATTCAACTTTCATTACATTAAAGCCAACATTTGCATGCTTGGCATAGAATAAGCAGATAAATGCTTTCATTTGCCTACTACTTTACCTGGTGTTGTTGGATTTGATTCAGCTATATTATATGAAGGTTTTTATggttttgttttattattattattattattattattattattctttcatGCAAGTATTTAAacttcaacaacaataacaacaacaacaaagccttgttcCACTAGGTGGGGTCGATTACATGGATCAAACGACACCATTGATCTCTATCATGTCTAGAGAGAGACCCATTCACATATAGATCTCATTTGATCACTCCATTGATGGTCTTTCTAGGTCTTTCTCTGTCTTTCATCCCTTATCCATCTtctatctcatccaccctcctaattgggtgttctgtcggtcttcttttcacatgtccaaaccacctaagatgcaattctaccatcttttctacaataggtgctactccaactctctctctcatatcttcgttccttattctaTCGAATTACGTATGACCATTCTTCCATCTCAATATCTTCGTCTCTGccacacttaacttatgttcAAGCTTCCCTTTGGCCGCTTAACACTCTATACTATAAAGCATAATCAGTCTGATAGTAGTGCGATATAATttatctttaagttttaaagatacttttttgtcacatataaaaccagacGCATTTCACCATTTTGACCAATCTGCTTGGATCTTATGATTTACATTATGTTCAATATCTCCATTATCCCATATGATGCACCCAAGagccaagatacttaaaacttttaacttttcgtagaaTATTTTCTCCAATTTTCACCTCTTTATTAAGGTTTTCCTTTCGGCGACCAAACTTctattccatatattccgtcttgctataGCTTATGCACAGACCATACACTTTTAGAACTTCTCTCCATAAatctaacttcttatttaggtcttaaTTAGAAATTTGAAACGAACTTGAAAGATTGTAGTTGTTTATCCAAGCACCGgttcttaatttttatttttttatttttttgtattttggtCTCTACACAGGATCTTAATTTTGATTATGACCCGAGAAGAAAATACTGTAATATCATTTCAAACATAATGGGAGAAATGAGAGTCTTAACCAATACTGTACAATTTAATTCAGAATCAAACAACAANNNNNNNNNNNNNNNNNNNNNNNNNNNNNNNNNNNNNNNNNNNNNNNNNNNNNNNNNNNNNNNNNNNNNNNNNNNNNNNNNNNNNNNNNNNNNNNNNNNNNNNNNNNNNNNNNNNNNNNNNNNNNNNNNNNNNNNNNNNNNNNNNNNNNNNNNNNNNNNNNNNNNNNNNNNNNNNNNNNNNNNNNNNNNNNNNNNNNNNNNNNNNNNNNNNNNNNNNNNNNNNNNNNNNNNNNNNNNNNNNNNNNNNNNNNNNNNNNNNNNNNNNNNNNNNNNNNNNNNNNNNNNNNNNNNNNNNNNNNNNNNNNNNNNNNNNNNNNNNNNNNNNNNNNNNNNNNNNNNNNNNNNNNNNNNNNNNNNNNNNNNNNNNNNNNNNNNNNNNNNNNNNNNNNNNNNNNNNNNNNNNNNNNNNNNNNNNNNNNNNNNNNNNNNNNNNNNNNNNNNNNNNNNNNNNNNNNNCATtggagaaagaaaataagaaccaaATTAGTTGAGGGAAGGAAAAAGATATACATAGATGATTTCAAGATGTTAACTAACATTTATCTCTGAGGTTTGCCTGCCTAAGGTGCTGTGAATTTTTTTGCCTTTTTAGTTGACCAAAgcaatgttgaaaaaaaaaatgttactcATTTGTATGCATGAGAGAGAGTTGAACTTCCTAAATTTGGACTATTGTTGGTGTAATCTTAGAGCACCTTCTTCAATTCCATGTTGTGAAAAAAAAATGCGAAATAATAAATATGAATCCTAAAAATGTTAGAGACTACTATTTTTCCTGACTGAGTCCTCTAACAACTGGTGGATTGGCCGGATCATTTCCTTCACCTTCACCccatttttatatattttgaaaGTTGGAACAATTCTAATGTTTTCAGCTTTTGCTATTGATAGACACTCTTCAACATCCACCTGCAATGGAATGCCAATGAGAATTTAGACCAATGTGAAAATTGTATCTTAGAATACTCATGAAGAGTCACTTCTTGCATTGCTTACCCTAATAAACTTGACAGATGGATATCTAACACACAATGTATTTACGAATGGAGATATTTCTTCACATAGTTCATTTGATGCCACTTTGAAATGAACTACCGAAACACCTGAATATTGAGATTTTCCTTATAAGTACATtaattgaagcaagaaaaatgcTGAACCAACATTGTTaagaactttttaaaaaattgcaTATATACATAGGGTATTGAATTTACCAGCAGAAGCAATAGCTGCCTTGAATTTATCTAGTGCCAAGATTTCTTCGACTTCAACTCCAAACTTGGTAGCATATACCGCTTCACGAGATTTTTCCAATGCTAGTTTAGCCTGGCGAAGAAATTCAGCAACTTCACTGTCTTCGGGGAGTTCACACCTTAAAGTCTCGTAATCTTTAACAACTTCCGCCCATCTTTCAAGCTGTAGAAAGGTCATGCATATTAACAAGGGACAATGAAGAAGTTCAAGAGAAAAAGATAACAATAGAAATACTGAGGCAGATGCACAATGCAAGTGATTTCACCTTTGCATTTGATGCAGCTCTGCGGAAAAGTGCCTTGGTGTAATTTGGTTGAATGAGAAGAGCTTGGTTGCAATCTTGAACAGATTGTTCCCATAGTCCAAGTTTAGACCAACAAATAGCTCTATTGCAATATAGAACATAGTTGAAACAGTCATATTTGAGGCCTTCGCCATAAGCAGAACATGCTTGAGAGAACTTGCCAGAGCTGAAAAGATCATTCCCCCTTGATCGAGCTCTTGCAACCATTTTTACAGTATTAACAATCCTGGCAACTTCAACATTACTGTGATCTAACAGGCTAGCCTTTTCTGCTGCAGCAACAGCAGTCTCAAACCTGCAACAAGCTAACAACCCATCATTTGTTTCTTGAATCGCAGAGTTAAATGTTCTTTCTAGTCATGGATTTGGAATCTTAAGATTTTTTTACCTTCCCAAGGCCATCTCAACCTGTGCAGAGACAAAAGGCACGTAGGCTTCACCAAGCATGCCAAAAAACTTGGTTTGAGAGTAGGCCAGGGGACAACCTTCCACCTTGGGAATGTTTGAAAGTGTGGATTCCGCATCCTCAAACAGATGAAGCTTCAAATAAGCTTCTGCTTTACAAGCAACAAGCTAAGTAGTAATCTAATAAGTTAGGAATCGGAAGCAATGTGTATCAATTTCGAAAATATGGAATTTTATGCTCATTTTATTGATCAAGAGCCTACCAGAGGTGAGAAGTCTGCTCCAACCGCAATGGCCGCCTCTGATTCCCTAAGTACTCCCTTCCAATCACCAACCTTTCGTGCATCTTCACATCGGTTTAGATGCTTCTTTAAGAACATCAGTGTTTGCTCTTCATATTGATCCACCTTTAGCCCAGATAGAGAGAGGTGAAGCTGTGAGTTTTCTACCTGCCCAAAGCTACATAAGTTCCAAATCAATCAAGATGAAGAGAAACATCAAATCTACAACTTATAAAGCcataaaaaatatgaaaatttctaaattAGAACGGAAATTTTATCACATAAGcatcaaaaattttatttgaacCCATATTTTAGACCCCATTTTTGACATACAGAGATCAATGTAACTGAAATAAGTCATGATTTCAGTTACATTTATAATGAACGTGGTAATGTAACTGAAATCTCCAATCATTGCATGATTCACACATTTTCCCATAGCCTATACACTAATGATGCAACTGAAATCTTCATTTATGAACACATAACTCTCCAAGTGTCTCAATGATGCTAAAAAATCAGTGCACCAGTTACACACTATATAAACAGTATAACACTATACCAAGAAAAAAGGAAAacagaaattttaaaaattaataaaatctataTGACTATCATTTTCAAAGGTTTGAAGATTGAACCATCAAGGTGATTGATTACTCTTCATAAACAAAAGCCCGATCATAAAAGAAGACAATAACACAATGTCATTGCATCCTTTCATCACAGACAACAAGGAAGTCTTATCCTACTTGATTTGAAATTAATCACATAAATCAGACAAGTCTGTCTCAAGTCAAATCATAGTCAAGCTCAAACCattaacatcaaattcatcatcaGTTCATCACACATAACAAATATCAAGAAGACAACACAacaattttgaattttatatataCCGCAAATATAGAGAAGCAAGCCTCTTATGCGCC from Arachis ipaensis cultivar K30076 chromosome B02, Araip1.1, whole genome shotgun sequence harbors:
- the LOC107626725 gene encoding uncharacterized protein At5g01610, with product MADNKEGGIVKKGDEEGLKMAVSLLQEYELPAGLLPLQDVVEVGYVKSTGYMWIVQKKKVEHEFKMVKKLVSYDSEITGFISKKKIKKLKGVKAKELMLWPPVSEISVDDPPTGKIHFKSLAGITKTFPVEAFAAGQ
- the LOC107624751 gene encoding inactive TPR repeat-containing thioredoxin TTL3; protein product: MSKAIHQRGLDSVCCDRTMNKPDSTNLDLRPSPLKLTTTSAARTKNPPRAPTNPANFSGDLAGAHDAVRSVPAPPRSSKPGHRRTVSAGAPLIYSGGSSNTSPNLSPGGNIFPAGKSPKPVALPTRGPSRPDVLGSGAVNYGRGSIVRGGGGAKHGNSTNGCCDAEELKRLGNEFYRNGNFVDALAMYDRAVAASPGNAACRSNRAAALTALGRLGEAAKECDEAVSLDPGYARAHKRLASLYLRFGQVENSQLHLSLSGLKVDQYEEQTLMFLKKHLNRCEDARKVGDWKGVLRESEAAIAVGADFSPLLVACKAEAYLKLHLFEDAESTLSNIPKVEGCPLAYSQTKFFGMLGEAYVPFVSAQVEMALGRFETAVAAAEKASLLDHSNVEVARIVNTVKMVARARSRGNDLFSSGKFSQACSAYGEGLKYDCFNYVLYCNRAICWSKLGLWEQSVQDCNQALLIQPNYTKALFRRAASNAKLERWAEVVKDYETLRCELPEDSEVAEFLRQAKLALEKSREAVYATKFGVEVEEILALDKFKAAIASAGVSVVHFKVASNELCEEISPFVNTLCVRYPSVKFIRVDVEECLSIAKAENIRIVPTFKIYKNGVKVKEMIRPIHQLLEDSVRKNSSL